The Aspergillus fumigatus Af293 chromosome 3, whole genome shotgun sequence region GTTTTTATCCTTGTTTCTGGACTTTCATCGTCATAAGAGGGATCTCATGGCATCGACGGGGATTGCGATTGCAAGGTTGGGGACTTCTTTCAGATTGCGCGCCGGTTTCGCCGAGTTGTCTATAGAATATTTCACAGGTATAGAACAATCAATAGATGAAGTGGCGCCTGGTGTTCGAATCTTGGGGCAAAATAATTTCAAATGTAGCGAAAGTGACCCCCCCTCTCTCTACACCTTCATGGTAAATGGCAAGGCCCTCTACTGAATTGCAGTGTGTCGAGAATGTTACGGGGTTGCTCCAAAGTACCAGAGGTGGCAAACCGACGACTTACCAAGGTAGATGTGCCGAATGGAGCGGTAAATCCAAAGGATCTCCGTAAAACTCTTGAAAGTCAATTCTCCGTGCTCCTTCTTTATTGGCAGAAAGTTAGGCCGGAAATACAGGTACAAGTTGATGAAAAGTCTATCCCTGAGTATTTTTCGGACGATAGGTGCTCAATTCTCATGAAGAAGCCGATGTATTGAAGCCATCCAGATCAGGCACCAATCGGCACTAACGAGATAATGGACATCAATAGTATTGCTGACGAGGGTGTTTCCTCCGCCTGGACACATAATTCAAGTCGAATATGGACAGTGAAGGAGAACTGACgggaagaagcaaaagggcAATTCTTTTGATTAAGATGGTAAGAGGACGAGGtaggatgatgatggagaacaAGAAAGAATAACTGTAAAAGAGGTACCAACTCCGTAGATGAACGAGAAAATCATGCCCTGTATTGACCCGCCAGGTCTTCTACCCATTTCCGCCGCGCCtggcttttccttcttttATGAGCAAAAAAGCGTCCGTCTCATGATTCATACAGATAATGCATGACTTGAAAAATAAAGAGCTTGTGGATATCACCCGACTCACTTCCTCAGCTGCTCTCTCTCGACCTCGTACATGAAATCAAAGTAGGGCTTGTCAAAGTGGTGCACACGAACGTAACCGTCCTCACCACCGGAGGCATATGCTGTGCCGTTGGGGTGGACGTCAACCGTGTTGAGGGGACCGAAGTGGCCTCTGACACGGCCAATCTCGTCCTCGAAGACCTTGTGGTAGAAACGGGCCTCGAATTTACCCTGCCGGGCGGAGGTGGTTGTGACATCCATGGCGGCCTGGCCACCACCCAGGATCACGTAGTCCTTTTTGGGAGTGATGGTGGCGCTGTTCAGGGGAGTATCGGCAACGTATGTTTTGAGAATGGCGAGATTACGAGAGGAGATGAGCTAGCGATAGTCAGACTTTGACAAcatatggatggatggaatGGGTCAGAACGAACCTTAGCGGACTTGTCTTTGGAGGCAGTGATGAAGTAAGTACGGTCCTGAGAGAACTGGATGTCGTTGATCTGGTGATCAAACTCGTGCGCCTGGACGTTCTCCAGTTGCTCACCAGTCTGCGCGCAAATCAGCATAGTTTTCCAGATTCCAGGTGCAGAATAAGCCCACCTTTCCATCGTATTGGCTGACACTGCCGTCTTCGTGTCCAGCAATGATGTACTTGCCCAGATAACTCCAGCCCGCCACGGTGGCCTTGCTTTCTGTGCAGGTGATTCTCAAGCTAGGCTCATCGGCCTGGTTCTCTAGACCACCACCCTGACTATCCCCATAATTGATGTCGAGCACAGCGATCGTACCGAGGAATCCCATACGCTTTTCCGTCACAGCCAGCAGCCTGCTTCCATCGGGGTTGAATGCGACCCGCTTCACAGCGGTAGGGAAATCCCAGACCTTAACACACTCGCCAGTCTTGACGTTCCAAAGTCGCACAGTGTTGTCTGCCGAGCCGGTCGCCAGGAGAACTGTGTTGGGGCTGACATCGACCGTCCAGATGGCACCCTGGTGGCCACTGTAGGTACCAAGTCGCTCGCCGTTGGCCGACCACCAAGCACATACAATCTTATCCTTCGCCACGGAGAACAGGAGATCGCCATCGCGGTTGAATTTGATCTGGTTGAGGGACCGTTCCTGCAGAGAGATGAAATATCAGTCGCTAGTCCAATAAAAGCGGCAAAGCAAATCCTGGTGGAGATTCGAGGGCACAACGTACATGGCCCGAGAGCAGAATAGGCCTCATCTTGGGCCAGAAGAAACAATGTTCGGGTGTGAGGAAAAAAGAATAGACTTGGATTTAACGTCCTCCGCGACAGGAGTGTCCAGTACTTGTGTGATTGAGGCGGGGATGCTGGCGGGCTGTCGTTGTCAGCGTCGTCGACTAATTATTCTTAGTGAATTTCATCGCACAGTTCAGTTCGGCGTTGCGCGCCAAGACCTTTGCCTATTCCAGGTTGTTTGCCCCTCAGGCAAACAATCGTCGGAGCGGGGATATTCCGATGTCGAGCAGCgtctgcctcaggctcctGGCAATCACGCAGAACGCCGAACTATTCCTGATCTAGCTAAGAACTAATCTGCATCTTACATAAGCGCCTTTCAGATTTGCATGGGAggatctacggagtagcgGGACAGTTCCCAAGGTAGTTATTATGGAATGACTCAAAGCTCAGAAGAGATTTTTCTTGTTTCCCTCA contains the following coding sequences:
- the tif34 gene encoding translation initiation factor eIF3 subunit i, whose amino-acid sequence is MRPILLSGHERSLNQIKFNRDGDLLFSVAKDKIVCAWWSANGERLGTYSGHQGAIWTVDVSPNTVLLATGSADNTVRLWNVKTGECVKVWDFPTAVKRVAFNPDGSRLLAVTEKRMGFLGTIAVLDINYGDSQGGGLENQADEPSLRITCTESKATVAGWSYLGKYIIAGHEDGSVSQYDGKTGEQLENVQAHEFDHQINDIQFSQDRTYFITASKDKSAKLISSRNLAILKTYVADTPLNSATITPKKDYVILGGGQAAMDVTTTSARQGKFEARFYHKVFEDEIGRVRGHFGPLNTVDVHPNGTAYASGGEDGYVRVHHFDKPYFDFMYEVEREQLRK